Proteins from a genomic interval of Medicago truncatula cultivar Jemalong A17 chromosome 3, MtrunA17r5.0-ANR, whole genome shotgun sequence:
- the LOC11418550 gene encoding phytohormone-binding protein, which yields MIKEFNTQTTLNVGLEALWAAQSKDITLVVPKVLPNIVKDVQVIEGDGGVGTKLIFNFLPGIAPVNYQREVITEYDELSHTIGLQVVEGGYLNQGLSYYKTTFQFSAISENKTLVNVKISYDHESELIEEKVKPTKTSESTLFYLGQLEKFLLNGA from the exons ATGATAAAGGAATTCAACACCCAAACAACACTGAATGTAGGGTTAGAGGCCCTCTGGGCTGCTCAGTCCAAGGATATCACCTTAGTTGTTCCAAAGGTTCTACCAAATATTGTGAAAGATGTGCAAGTAATTGAAGGGGATGGAGGGGTTGGTACCAAACTCATCTTTAATTTTTTGCCTG GTATAGCCCCAGTAAATTATCAAAGGGAGGTGATCACTGAGTATGATGAGTTATCTCATACAATTGGGCTCCAAGTGGTTGAAGGAGGCTATCTGAATCAAGGCTTGTCATACTACAAGACAACTTTCCAATTCTCAGCAATATCAGAGAATAAAACTTTGGTGAATGTGAAGATCTCTTATGATCATGAATCTGAGCTTATAGAAGAAAAAGTCAAACCTACCAAGACATCAGAGTCCACTCTATTTTATCTTGGGCAACTAGAAAAATTTCTGTTAAATGGTGCTTGA